The following is a genomic window from Theobroma cacao cultivar B97-61/B2 chromosome 10, Criollo_cocoa_genome_V2, whole genome shotgun sequence.
TTGATCGACCTAGTGTGCATTCATCGACAAATATTGTCCACCACAGATAGGtgaaggcatctcatagcacttTATTCCAAGTTGCTCCACTGCTAGAGATCAAGTCGATTATAGTGTATTTGTTTGTAAATAGTCATTTGTATAAATGTGAAAGTGTATAATTTAGAAATTATAAACCTTGatgtatttttataattatgtgGAATAAAGGTTAAGTCAATTTATTACGACTTTTGTTCAAGTCATATTATAAGAGTTATACAGTTCCAAGCAATTATATAAATTGGTGGAATGAATATAACGGATTAACAAAAGTTTCaattaaggcttgttcgggacttggcGGGTTCTCCTGCAAGACTCCAATGTCGATAACAAATGAGGAGCTGTCGTTACAGGTCAATTGCAATCGATTGAAACTGATGCCGACGGCCACAAGTGACTTGATTATTCAATGCCAGTTGTGGCACTGATTGCAACCAACGGTTGCTCAGCCACTATGATTTACTCATTGGGCATAATTCTTCCCCAATTGAACAGATCGAAAAATCAAAGGGGTTGAAATTCTAAATATGGGTCGCATTAATCCCTTCTTAGCCTTTTCCTTCTCCTCTTTACCTTTTCCTTCCCTTCATTTCCCCGATTGCCCCTTTTCGTATTAATCCTCATTCCTCATTCCCGATTGAATTGAAAGTTTAAAACCCTAAATTTAAAACCTCCACTTAGCCCCTTTCTCATTAGTTCTTCATTCACTTGCCATTACACCTACATTTGCTGCTCCCACTTGCCGCTGCACTTGCCAACCTCCTCTATCTTCTTCCGTAACCACCATTTATCTTCAAGGTTTGGTTTGGTTggtaaattttgattttggtgttagctATTATGCCATCTTCTTTACCCATCTGCTACTCTATTGTTGTGTGTTTGGGTCATTTGATTGATTCATCTgctatgtttattttttagctAAGTTGTGGTCTTTGTGGATATGGATGTGTGTTAGTTTGCTGTAGTTTATTTTCAATGTTGGAATTCTGAAGTTTCCACACAGACATAGTCCACTCAAATGGGAATATGATTATTTCATTTGAATATGTGTCATTTTGGATATGATTAtaattctcattttttatgaatttagcTTATCAGTCATTTGATAGTTTGTCTCACTTAATTTGCGATGTGatgaaatttgattaataatgattttggaaGTGTTTGAGATTGTGCTAAACTCTTTCCTTCAtttgttgaatattttgtGTAATGATACAATTTGACAAGTGACCAAGTAAAGTCTACTTaagcttaagaaaatattttttactaaaaaaataattatgtagttcttatttaaaaataaatcatatgaGTTGGACTACTTATTTAAACAATATGGACttgatttcaatttaaaatatgagCTTGACACAAATTTAAGTCCAAACTCAACATAAATTTTTCATGGTTCTATTAGTTTTGGACCATTTAAACTGTCAGTTAAAATCCTattacgcaagtatacgtatcgaatagataatatattagcaagcagagtatcgatcccacagggaattgatctaaaactttactaagtattaaaattagaacaatttaatcttatccaaacaatcaaaattaatttattaactaaaactaattaaccaaaatttagactaaaaagaaaaatcaaaataataataacttgaaaaaaatatcaaatcaaagaagtctaggattacaatatccctcacacttcatctaaatcttaccttttttccttaacttatttcaatggggtgaattgctaacctagagtcctaaattatttataagggtctttcaactcattttataaaaatatctattttaaccaaaatactATATCTcaatgtgaattgaaattaaaatagattcattaagtgcaggctctaatctggctacatatggacTATAAGTATATCTCTATCCTATAcgtaaatcaattaatatgatcatatactATCCCAATTTTCatctactctaaactccctttcccaagtttgtttaggttcttagatcaatttaattggtgaccaagcaattaaaagcattaagaacaaattggaataaacaattcaaatcccattaaaaataagtaagaaagagattaagaacttagattacatgtgaattcaattgcaatcctagaaaaagaatattagctgctcataattgcaaaataaaataacattgtataaaattcggccattgaaagtaacaagaacaataaaagccaaggaagaaaacaaaacaatatttgttaccttgatctccaagtttcagcctcaacttctaacttcttgaatctccaaaGGTTGTCTCTCAAAAGTTGTTAAACACATCCTATTTATAATAACAACTTGACCTATACCTCCTTAAGTTGACCTAGGGTTTAACtaggcttaaaagtgtaatgagaggtccaaaaaatcaattttcagtctttacaaattttcattcccgGCACAGTACATCCGGCCATTTATCGAtatgattttctctatcttcgaTGCAGAAATGGGTAAAGTGATctcataaaagttgtagctctatttctcagctttccaatggtctaaaaattacatcatttggagttttgtagCTTGAGATATGGCTAAAATACTAAAGCATATGCAAGTAGATTTTGGATCTTTCAAcattttacttttcaaaattaagtccaatcacttttaatccttcaaaaaatataaaaactaataaataataaccaaattaaaaggaataacataaaatttaaataacttactaaaaaaataaactaattataaaaacaattagaaataactaaattataattgaaaattgaggacttaaataatatttaataacaaaattagagtaaaataattctataaaatagaattatcacatCCCCAAACTCAACATGAATTTCCAATCGTATAATTTGATTGACCGTTTTTCTTTATGACCAGTCAGTTTTGGTCAATCATAAGGGATCGCCAAAGCTGACAGTTTTGATTTCTCTCAAAATCGAATTGAAACCAATTGAAACAGGCCACTGCACATCCCTAAGTTTAAGTTTtctcataataataatactaataataataataataataataataatagtaaaatataattttaaatcatttcatataaaattatttatagtaAATACtaaaagttatatatttttttccaagaaaaaaaaaggcaaagtCAAACGGCaactaaattataaatttgtttACAGTTGAAACGTAATACTAAAAGTTTACAAAACTTTGGATGGATAGGTGGACGGGTCCAAACATGCATGTTTTGCATGTGTCCGAAATAATTAAAGCAAACGATTCTTCCGCATCAACCCTTGTTGGGTTAAATTCTTAATGCATTATATCTATTGGTGAATGGCGATTGACGTCGCAGTCACATGCCCCAACGCACTCGTGCTTTTGGGTCAATTATTCAACTAGACATACACGAGCAATACATTATTGCAACATTTTTAGCACTTTGTAAAATTCCGTTAAGAGTTTTCTCTTTATTTGGCATTATACTcgaaaaattttttgaattatttaaaaaattttatataaatttttattatttaattattatcaattaaattcttatattttttatttttatctaataagtttttgtaattaatattaaactaattataattaatcaaaatataacttatcattttatacttaggTGAAGATGACATGACGCTGAAGTGACGCTGAATTGCTAAATTTACGAGTAAATTTCGAGTTTGTTTTGACATTATGATTGAAGCTGCGTTTTTTCAGAATTGCTAAATTTGATGGCAAACATAATAATAGCAAACAAAGATGATTGTGAAAAGTAACATATATTCTTACATGCCAGGAATGGCAATTGCTGAATTCGGTTTCTGGGATACAACTGTAAGGTATGTTCAAATGGAATCATCATAATCTAACAACCACACAGTTTACGTTTCTTcttaaacttttctttttcttttttattggcAATGCTTGGCTGTAAATGTGGGGATGTATATCTGAGTTGGAAACCAATAAATACATGTACTTTACCAAGTTAAATATTGAATTTGAGGCTGATATACAAATTCATAATTCACGGGAAGGCAAACAGGATGGGACACCAACTGGGGTAGATGATTTGGACCCCTATTTTAGTTCCAATAATACAGTCAAGCCTTTTTGTCTTCTCTAAATTTGTAGTGTTGCAAATCAATGCACGTAACTTATGTCTGACAAATGACAAATCATCTTTGTGTTAGGACTTTTATTTCAGGAGTCCTGTTCTTATTTTGATTCCTGAGctttcttgttttttattCTTGGCATTGGTTTTAGTGTACTAGAAAACGAAGGTTGCATGATTTTGTCTGCTAATCGTTCATTTATTAATCTAAAAGCTATTGTCGTCTTCATTACTTTGACGTGCGCAATGATGCCTGCCTTAGATACATGGCTGCTGCCCTTTAAAGATAGAAATTTAAGTCAAAGCAAAGCTCTTCTTTTGCGTCTTGAATGAATTGAATATTCTAAATATTTCcaagtttattttattaaatgacTTGAGGCATAAATGAGTCTAATCATCTTGTCCCCTAGAGAATGATAGATATTCcctttttatgattttctttcAGACAACACATGGATTTAACTCGCCTTCTTCTGATTGCTTGTTTTCAAGTATTTCAAAGTGGGAAGGGAGCTTGTTGAGCTAGCTCAATGGTCAATTATTAGAAGAATCTTATCAAAATAAACCCGCGTTTTTGTGTTGTTCTCCACCCACATGGCAGCAGCAcgtctttatattttatcgGATGATTGATTAGAGAGCACTTGGATTGTATTCTGTCATACTCCTATAcctattgtttctttattttttgattgattgTTTTTGTTGATCAAGTTTAAGGGGTTGGATACTCGTATTTCAAAGGGGAAGACAGAGCTTATTGGGCTCATTATCTGTTCAGCTCAATAAGAAGCATGGCACAAGAGTATAGAGAGCCGCTGTTAAAGAAGAAGTACCATGAGAACTGCCCTGGATGTAAGGTTGATCAAATGAAGGAGTTGCAGCGAGGCTTACCGCTTCGCCAACTCGTTTCCATATGGATTGTTGTGCTATGCGCTGGTAAAGAAAATTacacatttcttttttatggtAGCATGGTTATCTCCTTATTGGCTTTGTACAGCTATTGTTTCAAGAATACTTTATGCTCAACGCCCTCTTTCGTTGATGTCCTTCATCTGTATTGGTCCTAATTTCCCACTGTTAAATGTTTTCAGCTCTGCCGATATCATCTCTCTTTCCATTCCTATACTTCATGGTGAGTTCAGACAAATTCTTCTTTATGGTTTTTATCCTTTCTGTAAGTTTATATATGCAACAAATTTATGATTCTGCACCTTCAGCCCTGACTCTTAACAGAGGAGTTAACTTCTTGTTAATCATAGGTATTTTAGATATGAAGCCATCTCCATATTATTAACGTTTAAGATTCTTATTAATCTGCCTGTTCTTCATTATCCCAAATGCTAGCCTGGTTGTTGGTTTCCATGCAAGACATAAATATCTACTTTGGTGTTTATTTCTTATAGTCGATTGATTAAGGCATATGTCCTGTAGCACATTGAGTGCTAATGCAGCAACCTTTTCCACCTTATGATTAGGACTAAGACTTGGACATAGGCTGATGATCTTTGACAAAGATAGCACATGTTTCGGTGTctaaaccatttaaaataGATCCGACATTCTAATGGCTCTGTGGTCTGCCTTCTTCAAGCAAGTAACTTGAGTCTTTGCGATGAAGATGTATTTCTGAGCTTCTTCAGGATTCAAAGAAGCATACTGAAGTTTTCTCCCCAAAATACCAACCCTGGGCATGCTTTATATTGTGACGAGATTATGTACATCTTGATTGCTGCAGCATCATGTGCAAAGCCAAACCCAGTTCAAGCCCATCTCTGTACTGTTTAAGTGAACAATATCCTCGGAGAGATGTATCATCTTAGAGTCCATAAGAGGTGTCAAACTATGATGAAAGCCTGATATATAATATCGGCAACTACTAGAATTTGCAGTGAATTTCCTTGAATCCTTTGTTTAGTTGGAAAGggaattattttcataattctaTGGTTGCCTATGCGATACGACTCATTGAAAACAAGAAATCAGTTGTAAAGAACGGTAAACCATCAAACTACATGGCCTTATGCAGAACTCCTGAAAAATTGATACTCTGATTGTTACAATTCCCTACACTGTGCCTTGGTAATTAGTCCTCATAAAGAAACCTTCTTATGTTTCTCCTAATATTCATCACTTGGTTGCATTCTTTGTGTATTCAATACTTAGCTCAATTTACCTAGTTACTGATACTAGAATTCACAGTCCTCTGCCTCTTTCTTTCAACTGAATCTTCCACATGGAAACCTTTctgattttctatttctccTTTTCATAGAAACCTGATTTGAGATTCTCCCCATGAATACTTAAAACATGCTTTTGCTTATTCCAGCAGTCTTCCTTCCTTTGATTGTTCTGCTTGCAGATTAGGGATTTTCATATTTCGAAAAGGGAGGAAGATATTGGCTACTATGCTGGTTATGTGGGTGAGCTTATGTCTTCTTCAATCATAGCAAACTTATCCCTTTGAGAACTGAATCCTAACACAATGCTTAAATATCTGAAGGATCTGCATTTATGCTTGGAAGAGCTTCGACATCTGTATTATGGGGAATAATTGCTGATCGTTATGGTCGAAAGCCTGTTATAATCATGGGAACTATTACAGTGTGAGTGAAAACCGTACCTAAGTTCAAACTTCTAGTTGatattcccaaaataatattaaaatcttATTCAACTTCTCATGTCTGTATTTCTTTGTTATAACTGCCAATGTCTGTCAGGGTTGTTTTCAACACTCTCTTTGGCCTCAGTGTAAATTTTTACATGGCTGTAACTACAAGATTTCTTCTTGGAAGTTTGAATGGCTTACTTGGACCAATAAAGGTTCGTAATCCCAAGTTGAATCAAATTCTGATTCTTCCTTCATTTGTTTCTGGAATACTATCCAACATCTTCTCTTGCTAATTGCTATATGTTATTAAATTTTACCATTCACATATATAGTTAACTTGCACAATCTCCAGGCATATGCAGTTGAAATCTTTCGAGAAGAACACCAAGCCTTAGGCCTATCAACTGTGAGCCTTTACCAACCTTTATATGCTTTGAGTTCTTTGAGATTTTACTTCAACATCAATTTGAGCAGTATTTCTAAATTTCAGGTTAGCACATCATGGGGCATAGGACTGATTATTGGCCCTGCTCTGGGAGGTTTTCTAGCTCAGGTacttccatttctttcttctcttatgTGCTTCAAGACCAAAGTAACGTGTTCTGAATAGAGTCAACTAGTAGGAAAATGTACAAAGTTTCACCCTTATGGCTTCCAATGTAAATCAGTTGTTGTCTGAGATATTATAAGAGATCTTCTATAATCACTTCATCATACCGGagaagagaaacaaaaagttaGCACCCAAGTATCCAGTTGAATCTGTATCAAATACATAATTTAGTTATCTGGAAAAATGCTTCTATATACACTTGCATTTAACCTGATTTTGATATCTGTAACACTCTTCACTTCAAAGTATGCATTTGATgttcttaaaattttgtaattcagCCAGCAGAGAAGTACCCGAATATCTTTTCCAAAGATTCTCTGTTTGGAAGGTGAATTTCTGCTTATTCTCCCACTCTGTTAGATGTAAGAACTTTGCAATGTTCATTTTTCTATGTTGTTTAAAATGATGTTATTCCTTGTTGCAGATTTCCATATTTCTTACCTTGCCTCGCTATATCACTTTTTGCCCTGGGAGTAACCATAGCTACTTTCTGGCTTCCGGTACATATcctaattatttttcttcctacTTTATACCAAATCTGTCTTCCAAACAAATCATCTCTGTTAGGAATTAATCATTATTTGACATGTCAACTAATATCTCCAGTTTGGCCACTGTTTCTGCTTACTGAACCTGTGTGGTAATCATCTCATATTTTACCTAGTTACACCAAGTAACTTCATTGGATAAAATGCTTTTCTATCTATAAGCAGCAGTTTCTGCATTAATTGTGCATGATATTTCttaaacaaatggatgaattctatcttctctttctctttaaaTGGCATTTCCCATTTGAAAGTGGACCTAAATATCTAGTACTTGAAATTGAAGAATACAAGGTGTTAGTGAAGGGAACGATTGTCCTTGTTTTTACAAGCTCCAATTTGACATTCAATTTAACAAAAACTGTCCTGTACATGCCTGCAGAGAGCCTTTATTTTCTGAGATTTGATCCATGACACCAACTCTCTGCCTGTGCTACATAACAACTTGGCCATCTCCCATACCCCAGTTgtttaagtttttgttttcAGATTTGTTTATTGTATAGTCTTTTAAGCTTATCACCAGATAACagaaattttcttgaaaattaacTCGCAACTTAGTTATGAGTTTCTAGAATCATTACTGGAAAGGAAACTATTTGCCTTTCGTCGTAATAGCTTGACATGGTTGGCTATTTACTCCATTGCAGATTCTAAAAAATCTGATTGTTGCAGGAAACACTCCATAAACACAATGACAACGATAGATCAAGTGATGATTCGTATGATGCTTTGGAAGCTGCACCTCATGAGTCTAGCTCAAAAGAAATAACAGAAGAAGATGAAGGAAGAGAATCCACTTCTAAGCAGAGCCTCCTTAAGAATTGGCCTTTGATGTCATCTATCATTGTTTATTGTGTTTTCTCCCTTCATGATATGGCCTACACAGAGGTACTAACCATATCGTCATGGTTTAATAAGTCTACCAATCTGACTGCATATGTTGTGATTAATTATCTTGCCTCTGCAGATATTTTCATTATGGGCCGTTAGCCCTAGAAAGTTTGGAGGTTTGAGTTATTCCACAAAGGATGTTGGAGAAGTTCTTGCAATCTCAGGTATTTCGATTAATCAGGTTATTTTGCATAAGTCCACCACCACCCCTCCTCCTTCCCCCACCATATAACACAAAAACACACATACACCTCTTAGGTTTGGAATTCCCAGGCTTTAAGTAAAGCACATTCTTCAACTGATAACAAGTGCAACAGCCACGTTCATATGCTTGTAACAACCTcataaattcatattcaacaaTCTTGTTTATTTATGCAGTCTTTAGAAGTTGGCATGCCTTTTTAGGATTAAAATGAAGGACCCTGTCTACAATTCTGTGCATTTGAGGTGTCATAGTAATACTTTTTCCTGCAAGTATCCTCTCTTTTTCACTTTCATGTATAAGCTGTCAGCTACCAAGTcttgattaattaaaagtaCAAACAGCTTCCGCAATCTCAAATATGTCAGTACAtgattaaatttgttaagcgGTGTTATCTCACATCAATTGACTTTAAGGTTTCTTGTGTCTTTGAATTTATAGTCTGAGCCTCTCCCGTCTCCACCTATTATCAAGAGGTTTTCAGTTTAATGCTCACAGTAAAATTTTATAgtatttatgtttatattttgtaattttaatgCAAGGGTAGGAGTGTGCAGTTAAAGATGGATAGTAGATGATGAGGAGATAGTATTATGTAATCTTTACTTCATTACCTGTTGTATTAGCAATTTCCTTTGGATCATATCATGTCCAAATAAACCATGTCTTTCCTATAGAGTAGAGCTGTACATTTGATCAATTCTTCAACTTCCAGGTTTCAGCCTTCTAGTCTTTCAACTTTCCGTATACCCAACTGTTGAGAGGATTCTTGGACCTGTAATGGTGTCTCGTATTGCAAGTGTAAGTTCCCAAAACCTTGTAACAATTAGTATACTTTACCTCTTTTGTCTactttttgttaaattttgttAGTATATATTATCTTATTTGTTCTGGTTCATAATTTCCTACTTGCAGGTCTTAACTATACCACTGTTACAAAGTTATTCTTACATAGCCCTGCTGTCAGGGTTCACTCTTAGCTTGGTATTAAATTGTGCATCTATCTTGAAGAACGTTTTATCGGTAAGTG
Proteins encoded in this region:
- the LOC18586762 gene encoding protein ZINC INDUCED FACILITATOR-LIKE 1, whose amino-acid sequence is MAQEYREPLLKKKYHENCPGCKVDQMKELQRGLPLRQLVSIWIVVLCAALPISSLFPFLYFMIRDFHISKREEDIGYYAGYVGSAFMLGRASTSVLWGIIADRYGRKPVIIMGTITVVVFNTLFGLSVNFYMAVTTRFLLGSLNGLLGPIKAYAVEIFREEHQALGLSTVSTSWGIGLIIGPALGGFLAQPAEKYPNIFSKDSLFGRFPYFLPCLAISLFALGVTIATFWLPETLHKHNDNDRSSDDSYDALEAAPHESSSKEITEEDEGRESTSKQSLLKNWPLMSSIIVYCVFSLHDMAYTEIFSLWAVSPRKFGGLSYSTKDVGEVLAISGFSLLVFQLSVYPTVERILGPVMVSRIASVLTIPLLQSYSYIALLSGFTLSLVLNCASILKNVLSVSIITGLFILQNRAVDQHQRGAANGIAMTGMSLFKAAGPAGGGALFSWAEKRQDAAFLPGTQMVFFILNIVEAVGVLMTFKPFLAQHRQ